The segment CTTGACACTATTGAAAACGCGATACGAAAAGTCAAAGGTGTAGGACACGCAATCTCACGCGCAGTTATGATAAAGTTACACTTACCAAAAACCAAGAAAGTTGGAGAACTTACTGACGCTGAACTTCACAAAATCGAAGATGTTCTTGACAACCCTCAAAACTATACTATCCCTTCATTTATTGTTAACCGCCAGCACGACATGGAAACCGGTAAATCCCTTCACATTACCGGCATTGAACTGGACATGACACGCAGAGGAGACATTGCCTTGATGAAAACCATTAAAAGCTACAAAGGCGTGAGGCACAGTCATGGTCTTAAAGTGCGCGGACAGCGAACAAAAAGCACAGGCCGAAAAGGCAGTGTTGCAGGCGTGAAAAAGAAGAAGTGATACTACAATGGGAAATCCAATTAAACCACGAAAAGCATATCAGGGACCATCACACCCATGGCAGAAAGCCAGAATAGACGAAGAACGACGCCTCAAACAAAAATACGCGTATAAAAATAAAAAAGAACTCTGGAAGTTCACATCCCTTCTTCGTGATTATCGCGCGCAAGCACGAAGC is part of the archaeon CG10_big_fil_rev_8_21_14_0_10_43_11 genome and harbors:
- a CDS encoding 30S ribosomal protein S13 is translated as MVVDENIRQIVRVKGTDLNGLDTIENAIRKVKGVGHAISRAVMIKLHLPKTKKVGELTDAELHKIEDVLDNPQNYTIPSFIVNRQHDMETGKSLHITGIELDMTRRGDIALMKTIKSYKGVRHSHGLKVRGQRTKSTGRKGSVAGVKKKK